In Flammeovirgaceae bacterium 311, one DNA window encodes the following:
- a CDS encoding aldo/keto reductase family protein (COG0656 Aldo/keto reductases, related to diketogulonate reductase) yields MQNSINRRQMILSSFKAAAGCLLIPAAAFASNTKPDVMAQPIIHKTIPSTGEKIPAIGMGTWQTFDVGSAASKRAGLEEILKIFVESGGKMIDSSPMYGSSEEVVGALAQKLGLHPSLFVATKVWTSGEEAGIQQMNNSIELLKTPKLDLMQVHNLVDYKTHLNTLKAWKEEGKIRYIGITHYTTGSYPDLMRVMKEYAVDFVQFNYSIQTREAEKTILPFAADRGVAVIINRPFEGGSLFTRTRGKELPDWAAEIGCRSWSQFFLKYIISHPAVSCAIPATDKPHHLKDNMAAMYGHLPDAATRTKMLNLFKNI; encoded by the coding sequence ATGCAGAATAGCATAAACCGCCGTCAAATGATTTTAAGCAGCTTTAAAGCAGCTGCCGGTTGTTTATTGATACCTGCTGCCGCCTTTGCTTCCAATACAAAACCAGATGTGATGGCACAGCCTATTATCCATAAAACAATTCCTTCAACAGGCGAAAAAATTCCTGCCATCGGTATGGGTACATGGCAAACATTTGATGTGGGCAGTGCTGCATCTAAAAGAGCCGGTCTGGAGGAAATTCTTAAGATCTTTGTTGAATCAGGCGGTAAAATGATTGATTCTTCTCCTATGTACGGCAGCTCTGAGGAGGTAGTAGGTGCACTTGCACAAAAGCTCGGCTTACATCCTTCGCTTTTTGTTGCTACCAAGGTTTGGACATCAGGAGAGGAAGCCGGCATACAGCAGATGAATAACTCTATAGAGCTGCTGAAAACCCCTAAGCTGGACCTGATGCAGGTACATAACCTGGTAGATTATAAAACTCATTTGAATACATTAAAAGCCTGGAAAGAGGAGGGGAAAATCCGCTACATAGGCATCACCCACTACACCACCGGCTCCTATCCGGACCTGATGCGGGTGATGAAAGAATATGCTGTTGATTTTGTGCAGTTTAACTACTCCATCCAAACCAGAGAGGCAGAAAAAACAATACTGCCCTTTGCCGCAGACAGGGGGGTGGCCGTGATCATTAACAGGCCCTTTGAGGGTGGAAGTTTATTTACCCGTACCAGGGGCAAAGAATTACCCGACTGGGCTGCAGAGATTGGCTGCCGGAGCTGGAGCCAGTTCTTCCTGAAATATATCATCTCTCACCCGGCAGTAAGCTGTGCCATTCCGGCCACAGACAAGCCTCACCACCTAAAGGATAACATGGCTGCCATGTACGGCCATTTACCCGATGCTGCCACCAGAACAAAAATGCTGAATCTGTTCAAAAACATTTGA
- a CDS encoding formyltetrahydrofolate deformylase (COG0788 Formyltetrahydrofolate hydrolase) yields the protein MQSNILLINCPDQKGLVFKVTDILYNKFGLNIISNAEFVERKHQHFFMRTEFSGTFQRDELLSDLEKVLPQNVHIKLTDQRKKDIVVMATKEYHCLSDLLIRHTFNDLNANILCVISNYNDLEPLTHKFNVPFYHISHEGKSREAHEAVVMEVIQQYDPAFVVLAKYMRILSVDFVSRFENKLVNIHHSFLPAFVGANPYAQAYERGVKIIGATAHFVNNELDQGPIIAQSVIPVDHSYSAREMARSGRDVEKNVLAKALKLVLHEQVFVYRNKTIIFE from the coding sequence ATGCAATCAAACATTCTGCTGATCAACTGTCCTGACCAAAAAGGACTGGTATTCAAAGTTACTGATATTTTATACAACAAATTTGGCCTCAACATCATCAGCAATGCAGAGTTTGTTGAAAGGAAACACCAGCATTTTTTTATGCGCACCGAGTTCTCTGGTACCTTCCAGAGAGATGAGCTGTTAAGCGATCTGGAAAAGGTGCTACCACAAAATGTACACATCAAGCTCACTGATCAGAGGAAGAAAGACATTGTGGTGATGGCTACAAAAGAGTATCACTGTTTAAGTGATCTGCTCATCAGGCACACTTTTAATGATCTGAATGCCAATATTCTTTGCGTGATCAGTAACTACAATGATCTTGAGCCGCTTACCCATAAATTCAATGTGCCTTTTTATCACATCAGCCATGAAGGTAAAAGCCGTGAAGCACATGAGGCAGTAGTGATGGAAGTTATTCAGCAATATGATCCAGCATTTGTGGTACTGGCCAAATACATGCGCATCTTGTCGGTTGATTTTGTCTCCCGCTTCGAAAATAAATTGGTTAATATCCATCACTCCTTCCTGCCTGCCTTTGTGGGCGCAAACCCTTATGCACAGGCCTACGAGCGAGGTGTAAAAATTATAGGTGCCACCGCCCATTTCGTGAATAATGAGCTGGATCAGGGACCCATCATTGCACAGAGTGTTATCCCGGTAGACCACTCCTACAGTGCCAGGGAAATGGCACGTTCCGGCCGCGATGTAGAAAAAAATGTACTGGCCAAGGCGCTAAAACTGGTACTGCACGAGCAGGTGTTTGTGTACCGAAACAAGACGATAATTTTTGAATAG
- a CDS encoding fructose-1,6-bisphosphatase (COG3855 Uncharacterized protein conserved in bacteria): MKNDPKYLRLLSDQFPNAAQVGKEIILLEALLSLPKSSELFISDIHGEHESFQHMLRNGSGLIRQMIVELFGEELNDKDLRRLAALIYYPGEKLEILKKENADWEHFYTITIKRLVAIAYEFTSIYTKRKIDRLLSREYGLIIAELLQGEALGKRKSDYNEKLLKTVIEIGECDKLIIALAEFIQRIAIAKIHVIGDIFDRGPGAEVVVDSLIDYHSVDIQWGNHDIVWMGAASGSLACMANVIRLSLRYGNTNTLEKGYGINLIPLASFALEHYKDDKSLIFNPKVKPEELLNESELWLNRIMHKAISIIQFKLEDQLIDRRPEFDLNNRKMLSNVNFATGEVRVEGQIYQLKDTYFPTIDPAAPAKLSKEEENLVAQLFESFQHSSRLKKHVQFLFEKGSIYHISNDCLLFHGSIPIDEQGELACVEMLGKRLKGKEYMDFLDKLAREAFSGVVGTPENDLAVDMMWYLWSGPQSPLFGKDKMTTFERYFINDPSIHKETKGWYYKYRDNPETCNKIMEDFGLDPHNAIIINGHVPVVVKKGESPIKANGKLIVIDGGFAKAYQDQTGIAGYTMIFDDQGKQIIAHLPFESTARAIDEELDILSSETLYSYSDKPLKVSDIKDGDAIKELIEDLKELLSYYRSGRITERFQPIES; the protein is encoded by the coding sequence ATGAAAAATGATCCCAAATATTTACGATTACTTTCTGATCAATTTCCAAATGCTGCACAGGTAGGCAAAGAGATCATTCTGTTAGAGGCTCTGTTATCGCTTCCTAAAAGCTCCGAGCTGTTTATCAGCGATATTCATGGGGAGCATGAGTCGTTTCAGCATATGCTAAGAAATGGTTCAGGACTAATCCGTCAGATGATTGTAGAGCTGTTTGGTGAAGAATTAAATGATAAAGACCTGCGCAGATTAGCAGCACTGATCTACTACCCTGGCGAAAAGCTTGAAATTCTGAAAAAAGAAAATGCAGACTGGGAGCATTTTTACACCATCACCATTAAAAGACTTGTAGCGATAGCCTATGAATTTACCTCTATTTATACCAAAAGAAAGATTGACCGGCTGTTGTCGCGTGAGTATGGGCTAATTATTGCTGAATTGCTGCAGGGAGAGGCTTTGGGTAAGCGAAAGAGCGACTATAATGAAAAACTCTTAAAAACAGTCATTGAAATTGGTGAGTGTGATAAACTGATCATTGCACTGGCAGAGTTTATACAACGCATAGCGATTGCCAAAATCCATGTGATCGGAGATATTTTTGACCGGGGCCCCGGTGCAGAAGTTGTGGTAGACAGTCTGATAGATTATCATTCTGTGGATATCCAGTGGGGCAATCATGATATTGTATGGATGGGTGCTGCTTCGGGATCTTTGGCCTGTATGGCAAACGTAATCAGATTATCCCTTCGCTATGGCAACACCAATACCCTGGAGAAGGGGTATGGCATTAACCTGATCCCGCTGGCTTCATTTGCGCTGGAGCATTATAAAGACGACAAAAGCCTGATTTTTAATCCAAAGGTAAAACCCGAAGAGCTGCTTAATGAAAGTGAACTCTGGCTTAACCGGATCATGCACAAAGCCATCAGCATCATACAGTTCAAGCTGGAGGATCAGCTGATTGACCGGAGGCCTGAATTTGATCTTAATAACAGAAAGATGCTCTCTAATGTAAATTTTGCCACCGGCGAGGTACGTGTGGAAGGTCAGATATACCAGTTAAAAGACACTTATTTTCCCACCATTGATCCTGCGGCGCCAGCAAAATTATCTAAAGAAGAAGAAAACCTGGTAGCACAGCTTTTTGAATCCTTCCAGCACAGCAGCCGGCTAAAGAAGCATGTGCAGTTTTTGTTTGAGAAAGGATCGATTTATCATATTTCCAACGATTGCCTCTTATTTCACGGATCTATACCGATCGATGAGCAAGGTGAGCTTGCCTGTGTGGAGATGCTTGGAAAAAGGCTGAAGGGAAAAGAGTACATGGATTTTCTGGACAAGCTGGCCCGGGAAGCTTTTTCAGGTGTAGTGGGTACCCCGGAAAATGATCTGGCAGTGGATATGATGTGGTATCTATGGTCAGGCCCGCAGTCTCCCCTGTTTGGTAAAGACAAAATGACCACATTTGAGCGGTATTTCATAAACGATCCATCCATTCATAAGGAGACGAAAGGATGGTACTACAAATACAGAGATAACCCGGAAACCTGTAACAAAATCATGGAGGATTTCGGACTGGATCCGCACAATGCTATCATCATCAATGGTCATGTTCCGGTGGTGGTCAAGAAGGGTGAAAGCCCCATCAAGGCAAATGGAAAGCTGATTGTGATTGATGGTGGTTTTGCCAAAGCCTACCAGGACCAGACAGGCATTGCAGGATATACCATGATCTTTGATGATCAGGGCAAGCAGATCATAGCCCATTTACCTTTTGAGTCTACGGCAAGAGCAATAGATGAAGAACTGGATATTTTATCCAGCGAAACCCTTTACTCCTATTCTGATAAACCACTAAAAGTTTCTGATATCAAAGATGGTGATGCAATCAAAGAACTGATTGAGGACCTGAAAGAATTACTAAGTTATTACCGTTCCGGACGCATCACAGAACGATTTCAGCCTATAGAAAGTTAG
- a CDS encoding short-chain dehydrogenase/reductase SDR (COG1028 Dehydrogenases with different specificities (related to short-chain alcohol dehydrogenases)) → MTIPVRTHAAIQAPNHNSLTESYSYTYSPDSRFRKFNQHQSVLFKAEKFLKKHLFVARTQLTVLLLMLISICLGGCATWELGASGQRKIAGKTVVILGASSGFGRGVAEQLGAYNANVVLAARRADLLEEVAGQVRAAGGTALVVPMDISKPEEVQRLAEAAVRQYGKIDVWINMAGVGGIGRFWDIPLEDQARIVDVNLKGFIYGSHAAIQQFRAQGYGRLINMGSVESVNPLAYHATYAATKAGILNLSQALNHELRLNGYKNIKVITVEPWAVDTPFWRHAANYSGGTGRMAAMDPPRKVVNATIRASLRRKNELPVGWKAKGAWISHRWFPRFTERLSANIIHRYQIKNAPPLPPTSGALHEPMEEGRGVDDGVRERMKEGKQ, encoded by the coding sequence ATGACTATACCTGTACGAACTCATGCTGCTATTCAAGCACCTAACCATAACAGCCTCACAGAATCATATTCTTACACCTATAGTCCGGATAGCAGGTTCCGGAAATTCAATCAACATCAATCGGTATTATTTAAAGCAGAAAAGTTTCTAAAAAAACATTTATTTGTTGCCCGTACACAGTTAACAGTTTTGCTGCTGATGCTCATAAGCATTTGCCTGGGTGGTTGTGCTACCTGGGAGCTGGGCGCATCGGGCCAGCGCAAAATAGCAGGTAAAACAGTGGTAATTCTAGGCGCTTCCAGTGGTTTCGGTCGGGGAGTGGCAGAACAGCTTGGTGCTTACAATGCAAATGTAGTACTGGCCGCCCGCAGAGCAGATTTGCTGGAAGAAGTTGCCGGCCAGGTTCGTGCAGCAGGTGGCACGGCACTTGTGGTTCCCATGGATATCAGTAAGCCGGAAGAGGTGCAGCGTCTGGCAGAGGCTGCTGTGAGGCAGTATGGAAAAATAGATGTCTGGATCAATATGGCCGGCGTTGGAGGCATAGGCCGCTTTTGGGACATACCCCTTGAAGACCAGGCACGTATTGTTGATGTTAATCTTAAAGGTTTTATTTACGGCAGCCATGCGGCTATTCAGCAGTTCAGAGCTCAGGGCTATGGCAGACTCATCAATATGGGTTCTGTTGAAAGTGTAAATCCGCTTGCCTACCATGCAACCTATGCTGCAACAAAGGCAGGAATTCTGAACCTAAGCCAGGCCCTTAATCATGAATTAAGACTTAATGGTTATAAAAACATAAAAGTTATTACAGTTGAGCCATGGGCGGTTGATACTCCCTTTTGGCGGCATGCAGCCAACTACAGTGGGGGCACCGGGCGCATGGCGGCAATGGACCCTCCCCGTAAGGTGGTGAATGCCACCATCAGGGCATCACTGCGCCGCAAGAACGAGCTTCCGGTGGGCTGGAAAGCAAAGGGAGCGTGGATCTCCCACCGCTGGTTTCCCCGCTTTACCGAAAGGTTATCGGCCAATATTATTCACAGATACCAGATCAAAAATGCACCACCTCTGCCACCCACTTCGGGTGCATTGCATGAACCAATGGAAGAGGGCAGAGGCGTAGATGATGGTGTTCGTGAGCGGATGAAAGAGGGAAAACAGTAG
- a CDS encoding zinc-binding CMP/dCMP deaminase (COG0590 Cytosine/adenosine deaminases), with the protein MEEQEYFMREAIKLSIEKMRAGLGGPFGAVVVRKGEIIAHGFNNVTSTNDPTAHAEIDAIRKACAALQTFQLDDCELYTSCEPCPMCLGAIYWARFRKVYYGNSKTDAAGIGFDDQFIYAEIDKPLPERSIAMEQLLPQEAFVAFQEWDNNPDKIVY; encoded by the coding sequence ATGGAAGAACAAGAATACTTTATGCGGGAAGCTATCAAGCTTTCCATTGAAAAAATGCGAGCTGGTTTAGGAGGTCCTTTTGGAGCGGTAGTCGTACGTAAGGGAGAAATTATTGCGCATGGGTTTAATAATGTTACCTCCACTAACGATCCAACTGCGCATGCAGAGATAGATGCCATCAGGAAAGCCTGTGCTGCCTTACAAACTTTTCAGCTGGATGATTGCGAGCTCTATACCAGTTGTGAGCCTTGCCCGATGTGTTTGGGTGCCATTTACTGGGCTCGTTTCAGAAAAGTGTATTATGGAAATTCAAAAACAGATGCGGCCGGTATAGGCTTCGATGATCAGTTTATTTACGCAGAAATTGATAAACCTTTACCAGAACGTTCTATCGCAATGGAGCAATTGTTACCCCAAGAGGCATTCGTTGCCTTTCAGGAATGGGATAATAACCCGGATAAAATAGTATACTAA
- a CDS encoding hypothetical protein (COG0684 Demethylmenaquinone methyltransferase), with amino-acid sequence MLFAVLNIYCTQLFAQKARKDISTNVQKEVSDEVLLELYRGARVTDVVDGLVTVGYMGIGVMDPKIAPLWRDVESMSHRFSGIAVTVRYAPTNRPMHPGADLTKPENYQAYRDWRGMWYSQLSTEPFQEFIKPGTVIVMDNKDDNDTGSTGSKNIMDWQAKGAVGLVAAGGVRDIDEIILQKNPVYLNYEERGRGERIGRNEVIDVQTPVVVGGVLIYPGDVVVADSDGVVVVPRRVAVRVGQIAYQELVDDMKGRRELYEKLGRRIDETVDRREEPAAFFKRLGLPENPNQPVK; translated from the coding sequence ATGCTCTTTGCAGTCTTAAACATTTACTGCACACAACTTTTCGCGCAGAAAGCCAGAAAGGATATTTCTACAAATGTCCAGAAGGAGGTATCTGATGAAGTATTGCTGGAGCTATACAGGGGTGCAAGGGTAACTGATGTGGTCGATGGACTTGTAACGGTGGGATATATGGGAATAGGGGTAATGGACCCAAAAATTGCGCCTCTCTGGAGAGACGTTGAAAGCATGAGCCACAGGTTTTCTGGCATAGCTGTTACTGTTCGCTATGCACCTACCAACAGGCCAATGCATCCCGGAGCTGACCTGACTAAACCCGAAAATTATCAGGCTTACCGGGACTGGAGGGGCATGTGGTATTCCCAGCTATCTACCGAACCTTTTCAGGAGTTTATAAAGCCCGGTACTGTTATCGTCATGGATAATAAGGATGATAATGACACCGGCTCAACAGGCTCTAAGAACATCATGGACTGGCAGGCAAAAGGGGCTGTTGGTCTGGTTGCAGCAGGGGGTGTAAGAGATATTGATGAAATCATACTGCAGAAAAATCCAGTTTACCTGAATTATGAGGAAAGGGGCAGAGGTGAGCGAATTGGCAGAAATGAAGTGATTGATGTACAGACCCCAGTTGTTGTTGGCGGTGTGCTTATTTATCCGGGAGATGTTGTTGTGGCCGATTCAGATGGTGTTGTGGTAGTGCCTCGTAGGGTGGCAGTTAGAGTGGGCCAAATTGCTTATCAGGAATTGGTAGATGATATGAAAGGAAGGAGAGAGTTGTATGAAAAGTTAGGCAGACGCATAGATGAAACTGTTGACCGGCGGGAGGAGCCTGCTGCATTTTTCAAGCGCCTTGGATTGCCGGAAAACCCAAACCAGCCAGTAAAATAA
- a CDS encoding glutathione peroxidase (COG0386 Glutathione peroxidase), whose translation MTFKQIILKKLYPVIMHFSKSSGAKGIIIKNRQGADPKLPFYQLKTRQNNGKVLDFSQFKNKKVLLVNTASNCGYTGQFKELQQLHEQFGDKLAIMGFPANDFREQEKSNDAEIAQFCQINYGVTFPLAKKSSVVKGSEQHPVYQWLTKAQQNGWNTHPPDWNFSKYLIDEKGVLTHYFGPAVSPLSTKFLKALEY comes from the coding sequence ATGACATTCAAACAGATCATTTTAAAGAAGCTATACCCGGTAATTATGCACTTTAGCAAATCTTCGGGTGCGAAAGGAATTATTATAAAAAACAGGCAGGGTGCTGATCCCAAATTGCCCTTTTATCAGTTAAAGACCAGGCAAAATAATGGAAAGGTGCTGGACTTCAGTCAGTTCAAAAACAAAAAGGTGCTCCTGGTAAATACAGCTTCTAATTGTGGATATACCGGCCAGTTTAAGGAACTTCAGCAGTTACATGAACAATTTGGTGATAAATTAGCGATCATGGGCTTTCCGGCAAATGATTTCCGGGAGCAGGAGAAAAGTAATGATGCAGAAATTGCGCAATTCTGCCAGATAAACTATGGTGTTACCTTTCCGCTGGCAAAGAAAAGCAGCGTAGTAAAGGGCAGTGAGCAGCACCCGGTATACCAGTGGCTCACAAAAGCCCAGCAAAATGGATGGAATACCCATCCGCCTGACTGGAACTTCAGCAAATATCTGATAGATGAAAAAGGAGTGCTGACCCACTACTTTGGGCCTGCCGTTTCACCCTTGAGCACTAAATTCCTGAAAGCTTTGGAATACTGA
- a CDS encoding microcystin LR degradation protein MlrC-like protein (COG5476 Uncharacterized conserved protein) — MYRLALIELHQETNSFSTVPTQLRNFESLALYYDEDVHKGGDKHRLQVEGFRKAIKHFGRGKVELVPVLSAWSHSGGRITAEVFRHFKEHVLGRLKNNVLDGIYFSVHGAMGVEHMHNPEGELLAEIREVVGKDLPIGVSCDLHANITRKLVEHATFVLGYRTNPHRDHKRVGYKSGELLIKTVFGELKPTMAFQKLPLLKGGGYTIDFIAPMRKIFRRMNGMEQNPRVLCVSNFMVHIWIDAPEVGWSCVVVTDNDPALAQQLCHELCEMNWAVKDHPHPVPFTPAEAIHKIKSASWRRFFGTAIISDLSDLVGAGAPGENTHILQALMKEREELRAYVPICDDEAIQKLDPSQLYHEVTVEVGGRLDMVYNKKISFAGKLMFLADSICGKTAVIVQGKLHLILTSLPCPAYKPSFFTELGLSLWKADVIVVKNLFPFRLYFWKYNRQTLYVQTEGVTNVDVFKLNYQHIPRPIYPLDKVESWR; from the coding sequence ATGTACCGGCTGGCACTTATCGAACTTCACCAGGAAACTAACAGCTTTTCTACTGTTCCTACTCAGCTAAGGAATTTTGAGTCATTGGCTTTATACTATGATGAGGATGTACATAAGGGAGGAGATAAACACAGACTTCAGGTTGAAGGCTTCAGAAAAGCCATAAAGCATTTTGGTAGAGGCAAGGTAGAATTAGTACCTGTTTTATCTGCATGGTCGCATTCGGGTGGCAGGATTACCGCAGAAGTTTTCAGACACTTCAAAGAGCATGTGCTTGGCAGACTAAAAAATAATGTGCTGGATGGTATTTACTTTTCTGTACACGGTGCAATGGGCGTGGAGCATATGCATAATCCGGAAGGGGAATTACTTGCCGAAATACGGGAGGTAGTAGGTAAGGATTTACCAATCGGAGTATCCTGCGATCTGCATGCTAACATCACCCGAAAGCTTGTTGAGCATGCAACCTTCGTTTTAGGTTACCGCACCAATCCGCACCGTGATCATAAGCGTGTAGGCTATAAAAGCGGAGAGTTACTGATTAAAACAGTTTTTGGTGAGCTAAAGCCAACTATGGCTTTTCAAAAGCTGCCTTTACTCAAGGGCGGTGGCTACACGATTGATTTTATCGCTCCTATGCGAAAGATCTTCAGACGAATGAATGGGATGGAGCAAAATCCCAGGGTTTTATGTGTATCAAACTTTATGGTCCATATCTGGATTGATGCGCCTGAAGTGGGCTGGAGCTGCGTGGTTGTTACAGATAATGACCCAGCACTGGCGCAGCAATTGTGTCATGAACTTTGCGAAATGAACTGGGCAGTGAAAGACCATCCTCACCCTGTACCATTTACACCGGCAGAGGCCATACATAAGATAAAGAGCGCCAGCTGGCGCAGATTTTTTGGAACAGCTATCATATCAGACCTTTCTGATCTTGTAGGAGCGGGAGCTCCCGGAGAAAATACACATATCCTCCAGGCCCTGATGAAAGAGAGAGAGGAGCTGAGGGCTTATGTACCTATATGTGATGACGAGGCCATTCAAAAGTTAGATCCATCACAGCTTTATCATGAAGTAACCGTAGAGGTTGGCGGCAGGCTGGATATGGTATATAACAAAAAGATTTCCTTTGCCGGTAAACTAATGTTCCTGGCTGATAGCATATGTGGCAAAACAGCTGTGATTGTACAAGGCAAGCTGCACCTTATCCTGACTTCACTTCCCTGCCCGGCCTATAAACCATCTTTTTTCACAGAGCTGGGATTAAGCTTGTGGAAAGCCGACGTAATCGTAGTGAAAAACCTTTTCCCTTTCCGCTTATATTTCTGGAAGTATAACCGGCAGACCCTCTACGTTCAAACTGAAGGGGTAACTAACGTAGACGTATTCAAACTAAACTATCAGCATATTCCACGACCTATTTATCCCCTGGATAAAGTAGAGTCATGGCGGTAA
- a CDS encoding regulatory protein ArsR (COG1846 Transcriptional regulators) produces the protein MSVLMVEESADFNTLKETLQLTDGNLASHLRAMEEAAYLRVEKQFVGRKPNTRYSATAEGREAFKNHLDALERLIRESKNI, from the coding sequence ATGTCGGTACTCATGGTGGAGGAGAGTGCAGACTTTAATACCCTGAAAGAAACGCTCCAACTCACAGATGGCAACCTGGCAAGCCACCTGCGGGCCATGGAAGAGGCTGCCTATCTGCGGGTAGAGAAGCAATTTGTTGGCCGCAAGCCAAACACCCGCTATAGTGCCACTGCAGAAGGAAGAGAAGCTTTCAAAAACCATCTGGATGCGCTGGAACGCCTGATCCGCGAAAGCAAAAATATTTAG
- a CDS encoding putative ABC transporter ATP-binding protein (COG1131 ABC-type multidrug transport system, ATPase component), producing the protein MELNITNVSKTYANGRSAGAVQALKNINLIIPTGMYGLLGPNGAGKSTLMRILATLQEPDEGSVTLGSIDVLKQNEEVRQTLGYLPQEFGLYPNARAEDLLDHFVILKGITQRKSRREVVEALLRQTNLWDVRRQKLGGFSGGMRQRFGVAIALLGNPKLMIVDEPTAGLDPAERVRFLNLLSELGENSVVILSTHIVEDVSELCTRMAIINRGEILQEAEPLKAMESLQGHIWRKIVEKSALPQLEREHRIISTKLLSGRTVVHVYSPADPGSGFEQVQPDLEDVYFSTMAGHYRQEVDKQHTVQQP; encoded by the coding sequence ATGGAATTAAATATCACCAACGTCTCCAAGACCTATGCAAATGGACGGTCCGCCGGGGCGGTGCAGGCACTGAAAAACATCAACTTAATCATCCCTACCGGTATGTATGGCCTGTTGGGTCCCAACGGAGCGGGTAAATCTACCCTGATGCGCATCCTGGCTACCCTGCAGGAGCCTGACGAGGGGAGTGTTACCCTTGGCAGTATTGATGTGCTGAAACAGAATGAGGAGGTGCGCCAGACACTAGGTTACCTGCCGCAGGAGTTTGGCCTTTATCCCAATGCAAGGGCAGAGGATCTGCTCGATCACTTCGTCATTCTCAAGGGCATCACGCAGCGTAAGTCACGCAGGGAGGTCGTGGAAGCGTTGCTGCGGCAAACCAATCTCTGGGATGTACGCAGGCAAAAGCTGGGTGGCTTCTCCGGGGGGATGCGCCAGCGCTTTGGCGTGGCAATAGCACTCCTGGGCAATCCAAAGCTGATGATCGTGGACGAGCCCACAGCAGGCCTGGACCCGGCCGAGCGGGTACGCTTCCTGAACCTGCTCAGTGAGCTGGGCGAGAATAGCGTGGTGATCCTCTCTACCCATATTGTAGAGGATGTATCTGAGCTCTGCACCCGTATGGCCATCATCAACAGGGGAGAGATCCTGCAGGAGGCCGAGCCGCTAAAGGCAATGGAAAGCCTGCAGGGGCACATCTGGCGTAAAATTGTGGAGAAGAGCGCCCTGCCACAGCTGGAACGGGAGCATAGAATCATTTCTACCAAGCTGCTCAGCGGGCGTACCGTTGTGCATGTATACAGCCCTGCAGATCCTGGCAGCGGATTTGAACAGGTGCAGCCTGATCTGGAAGATGTCTACTTCAGCACCATGGCCGGGCACTACCGGCAGGAGGTTGATAAACAGCATACAGTGCAACAGCCATGA